TAGGCTCCCGTTCTGTTCCTGCCTCACTGACGTGACCGTAGGAGGTACGTCGCTGGACTGGACAAAACTCGTTTGTCAACGGTGGTATCATTAACCCGCAGACTTAATCACTACGTTATAATACTGAGGTGAAAACGGGTTCCTATTCGAGATTCAAGCCCCCTTCCACATTTAGGGATCGTGGTAAAAGAGTGAAAAGGGTATTGCTTAAATGTCAGCTGACCTTCTTAGTATACTTTCTTATCAACAAAACTTTGCCGCAGACAATCCAATCCAAATTAGACGTTCTTGCAGTTCCACAAATCAATGCATTGTTGACTACAAATTGGTAATGGTTATCCGTAGGATGACCATCTGTTTCTACATGTTAAACCAGTAAATAACGTTTCTGTCATGTTTCATAATGGGTGCAAAGCtaatttcaaattcaaaatatataataataaccTAAATAAATCCTGATGACTGGAAGAACTGGGGCAACTGGGTGCTTGGTAAATCTATCCAGATATATACATCAGTCCACAaaaatttgtttaattaatatgTTAAATGATACAACACTTTTGAAACATCAGAAACCATGCTGGATATTACTTATACTATAGCTTGATTGTGAAACATTGAAAGGTAGATTCCCTGGAATATATGGTACATAGTTAATACAGtattcaacacattttgttttacattcataAAGTACCATTTATTAATTTTGTACAAAAACTTTAAAAACTGTAACTGCAGTACAAAACAGTGGTACAACTTTAAGATATACCTATGAACAATACCACCCAATACAAGTGCACAAAACTAAGCCAATCactattgtttttatatattgttaACTGTGACAAAGATGAAAGGGTTCAAGGCTCATAggttttttaatatatttccaaGATACATTTATGATTTATTCAAGTAGGACCACCCTGGGCCACAACCACTCTGTACACCGAACAGAATTCAATAACTGGGATTCATAACCGGATGCAGATGAGCTATGGTGACAACAGATTCAAAGAAGCATAACTTGGTACAGCACCACTAATTAAAACCAGGGTCCATGACTGTATTCCAGTTCCCCATGTTAGCCTCGTCGCAGGAACCTCTGTAATCATACAAAGGGCAGAAAATGGATCCCATCATAATCCTTATACATAGAAAAAGTGAATATGACAATCAATAATGAGACAGCAAGTTTTACAGATCAAGATATCAGACGTCAGATATACTTAGGGAGACTGCATGTGACGACAAAGTGTCAACAAACAAAAGCATGGGAGGCACTAAAACAAAGGCATCATTTAGTTGAGGAGAATGGAGCATGCTGGGTAACTGAAGGAAGCTACAGCTCACGTAGCTAACGCTGTTCGGTTATTTTACCtcaacaacactgcacattgtTTGACCAAGACAAAGCCAGTCTTGTGTTGGAGAAGCACAAGAGAATGTTTCATACATCAccttattccctacatagtggaCTATATTTGGCAAATGGGCCTGGtacaaagtagtgcactatatatggAATAGGGTGTTGTTTGGAACCTAGTCTTCGTAGCTGTGGGAGTTAAGAGAAGGAATGCTCTTGTAATGTACTTGCCATCTCTGGGAAAATGTAAATTACATGATAGATTCACAAGATAACTGTAGCTGGGGGGCTGTTGAAAAAACCAAAATTGTATTACACTATCATAAAAAGAGAATCAAATGACGACATGCACAGTATATGCTAGAAATAGATTTAATTCAGTTGTGAGAGCTTCAGTACGTGAGAGTGATATAAATGGCAAATTGTTTCCTATTAAGTGCACACTACTGCTCCTAAATTTGGAttggggtgtcatttgggagagattccttatctccctctcttcctcggATCAGTGATGGCTAAGAGGTTCTCGTCACTGAACCCGTCATGGCCGAGATACTGCTGCAGTCCCTtgcctcagacagacagaccattctTCTCAGCTGAGCAAAAACAGGGGCCTATTGTTGTGTTCTGTGCTGTGTGTAAATTCCACTACTGGTTCGCAAAACCATTGATTGACAAGCTTAAGCTGGAAGGACTGTTTAAAGgcccagattttttttttaggcttaTTAACCACATAGTCCATGTGATATAAGATAGGcactttttataaaatatttacacaaaatatatttgcagTCATAGTGAGTACATATCTGCAGAGAATTAAAGAggcatattattattaaaaatctGTTACCATAAACTAGTTTGTATTGCTAAAATATATGCAATTGGTTATACAACTTATACTGATTATATTAAAATTGTAGCAAAACTATTATATTCAAtatctgtaaaaataaattgggACCACCTGCATTAGCTTGGTCTGCGGACCACAAGTTGGGCACCACAGTAAAACATCTCACCTGAACAATGAATGCGCCCAGGGCAGTGAACATAGCCAGCATGGCCATGCGTCTCAGCCTGCCTAGGTTGACCTGCTTCAGGAGGAAGATGCGCGCCCAGCCCAGCTTCTTATCCGTGTGGGGTGGGTAACGCATAGCGTTCGCAGCCTCCATGTTGAGCTTCTTTATAAGGCAGGCTCGCAGGTGGCTGAGCTGGTCGAAGCTGTGCTGGCCGTGGTATTGGCCCATGCCGCTTTTCCCTGGAAACGGAGGGAAGGTTGGGATGAGTTTTCAATTCCTTTTCCAAATATTTACAGGAAATAATTTCGGGAGCTGacaacatttacattgaagttatcttatccagagtgacttaaagTAGTGAGTGAATCCATTTCCATACCTTTACAAAACACAGTGGGGATATAATGGGTATTACAATGATGTACTATACATGTGTAGTTTCACTCACCCACCCCTCCAAAGGGGAGAGCATTGATGGTGAAGTGGACTAGACAGTCATTTGCCACCAAGGCTCCACTTGAGGTCTCTGCTACCACCCTCCTGATCAACTACAGAGGGAGGGGAAAAATGGAGTgagacaatacatttttctctaAGGTCCATTATACAGTACCCTTGATAATGACTAAGGACAGtaaagtattttttcttttagcTCTCTAGTTAAAGTATAGATCCTTAATTGAGTGTCTTTTATACCATTTCTTTCTCACCTTATTGTCCTGTGAGAAGACGTAAAGGGCTAGAGGTTTCTCTCTATCGTtgatgaactgtatggcttcgTCCACTCCACTAATGGTTATAATGGGCAGGATGGGACCAAAGATCTCTTCCTGCATCACCTTGGAGTCCCCTGTTACGTCCTTCAGCACCGTGGGGGCTGGGAGACGTTCCAGATAGAAACACAATAAGAACACACACTCTTGTTTTCAACTTTCTATTTAGTATAGACTTTAGCATGTAGAGAGCTAGGGCTGGGAAGTGCTGGAAACCTCACaataaaacattccaaaaaaattCCTAGGTGTTGATGGGAGACAGATATTGCGATTCTCAAGATTTTCACAATTCTATATGTTGTTATTTGAAactctgatttaaaaaaatatatatattctacaGTATGTTCCGAATATAGCTAACCCTAAATTGGCTGCAGAGGGACAAGAGAGAAGCATGAGAGTTTCATGGACAATATTATGATACATAAATGTATCAACATTGCAATTTGCCGCCTTGACAGGAGGTTTAACCTTGCTGGGACAAATAATATTTAGGAAGTGCGGCTAAAGACCTGCAGTTAGAATCCGAGAAGTACAATCAGTTGTTTCTCCCAAAATCCAGAACATTCCCTGCCCATTTTATTAGTTCCACGATATCAAAATAAATTGGTGTATTTTGTGGGCAGTCATAGTGGGTTTCTTACAGAACCCATTTACCCCGTTGCTTAACAACATATAGTGGACACCCTCCATTAAGCTtgtttcaaaaaacattttgagaaccCTTTGGTTTCAGTGATGTTCTGTCATTTAATGCTGTGATCCTTAGTTTCCACATACATTTCTTTAtcttataaattatttatttatactcAATGATTCTTAGATTAAACATAAATGCCTTACAGGCTTTGTTCAACTGTGATATAACAATAGAACCCAACATACAAACCTGTTTTACGCCATTTGTAAAACTGTCGTACACAAACTGTTTGGCATCATAATTTCTTTGCCAATGAATTTATAAGTAGCTACATTTATACAGTCAGATTCTTCATCTTTTCACACAGGTGCGTGATTGGTTTCAATTAGGGATGCTAGCTTTAACATACCTATATAGCATTGTGATTCATCACTGTCTCCACCAATGGCGACTGTGCTGCCCTCCAGTAGTGACATCAATCTCTGAAAGTGGCGCTGGTTGATAATGCGCCCATAGTCCTCAAAGTTCTTAGGGTCGTCTGTGTAAAACTCCTAACACCAGCCACAAGGAAGGAATTACATGacagtaaattacatttaaatgaagatACTACACATTTCCAAGTGAATGGCCTGGAGTATAACCTGGATTCCAAGTATCTGGACAGTGACAtacgttttgttgttttggtgcTATACTGCATCCTTTTGGATTGGAAATGGTACAATGATGATTGAGATAAAGTTCAGACtgtcagttttaatttgagAGTGCTTTCATCTATATtggatgaaccatttagaaataacagcacTTAAGGGGACCAAAAGCCTTTTAacaattggcttcacagctgtctctTATTATGTAGGTGTGTTAATGTCTGCACTTTTCCATTTAATatccaatgtgctggagtacagagccataACAATAAAACTTgtatcactgtccaaatactagTGGATTGCACTGTATGTAGGCGTCATTCAGTTATTCTATGTAAATTTGGCTAATTACTGTGATGCATTTCCGGATCTCCTCCACCAGTCTGTTCTGGATGCTCGGCTCACACAGGATGTAGTCTGGGGCGATGCAAGTCTGACCACAGTTCACAAACTTCCCCCATGTGATGCGCCTgggaaaacacacaagcacaatgtATACCTGAACCAACTAAACTACAGTGAAGAATCACCAGGGAGTTCACAATACGTTATCATAAAAGTGCTCAGGCTGCAAAATAATGTACGACTGTTAAGCTCCAACCGTATACACGTTGTGACTCATTGCTGTAATTTTACCACATTGTTCAAAGGTGTGATGAAACAAGGACAGATTTACAAACTAGACATGATGAAACCAgggtaaagaaatatataaatcaatATTGCTCAGAAGGCAGTATTTGTGGGCGGAGTGTGACTCCGCCAACATTTGACCCCGCCCACTGTTTTATTGACCATCTGAGGTTTGACAGTCACACactgaatacaaacacacacgtttgtgcaagacatgttgaaaacaaaggtagTTCATTTTAGAAATATTATATTAAGTGATACCTGCCAGAGCATGTGAGCAGAGAGCTGATGGAAATCCAGATCATCGCTCTCGAGAAGGTTACGCTCAGCTCCACGTCTTTCCATCGCTCTGCTCAAAACCACTAGCCTATTCGCTCACAGGAAAAATAATTGCCACTCCAAATTCGCTCCATAAAATTTTCGTTTAGTCATAATTCAAACAACATAGGTCCATTTTGTTTGATTATATAACCACGCCATACCGTATTTTTTAACAACATGAAAGGATGAGGATACAGTGTATCATCATTTCAAATAGTCTACAGATCTGTCAGTTTTTTACCCAAATGTATACACTCAAACAAGTAGCACTATATTATTcgtttattatacattttatacgACAACGAAATAGTAAAGCATTTTCGATACACTATCGGCTGCCAAGAAAATCAGATGCTCAGCATTTTAAACAACACTGTGCCTACAGAatgtctaaaataaaatagtagGCAAAATGTACTTGCtttgaattaaattaaattgaaacGAACAGAGCCGTATCAGCCCGCAACCAAAGaggaacaaaaaatatatttgatcaaTGGACAACATGTAAAGAAATTGCAAATTGCAATTTCAAATATTTAGCCCACAGCATTTAACTAGCCTATAAATTGCGTATATTGGCTGTAAAAACGAAAATCTActtgaaattaaatataaacGTTATGCTAAATGAATGTCTATAGTAACTTGGAAACACATAAGAGTTTGGCCAGAGTCTGTGGCTTCAGGGTGATGTAATGGTGCATGATGCATTTATAATGTCTGTACTTCTCTACCGCTGCCACCACCGCTCCTTTTGTGTCCAGCGAGGTCTGTGGCCACGGTGCAACGTGCGAGCCGTCGCGTATGTCTCTAAACTGGTTATGCACCTGATTAGACCTTATTATCACCCACTCAGTTTTAAATCTACGGTCCGAGAAAGCAGCTGCAATATGACGGTTATCTAACGGGGGTAATGAGTGCAAACTTTGTTATAGTGCAATTTTTCAATACTATTATAACTAACAGATAATACAACTActaacaaatatatatacagtggatgtaaaaaaaaaacaggttattgtaaggtttttatttttcattttcccccctcaaagatttcagtttgtatttcaattgaattgttcacattataggtcacattaaaagtggaaaaagttctgacatgatttatctttgtctcattcttttacatcacaaaaacctgtctttttaacaggggtgtgtagactttttatatccattgtacagttgtgctcaaaagtttccatacccttggagataatatacactcacctaaaggattattaggaacacctgttcaatttctcattaatgcaattatctaatcaaccaagcacatggcagttgcttcaatgcatttaggggtgtggtcctggtcaagacaatctcctgaactccaaactgaatgtcagaatgggaaagaaaggtgatttaagcaattttgagcgtggcatggttgttggtgccagacgggccagtctgagtatttcacaatctgctcagttactgggattttcacgcacaaccatttctagggtttacaatgaatggtgtgaaaagggaaaaacatccagtatgccgcagtcctgtgggcgaaaatgccttgttgatgctagaggtcagaggagaatgggccgactgattcaagctgatagaagagcaactttgactgaaataaccactcgttacaaccgaggtatgcagcaaagcatttgtaaagccacaacacgcacaaccttgaggcggatgggctacaacagcagaagaccccactgggtaccactcatctccactacaaataggaaaaagaggttacaatttgcacaagctcaccaaaattggacagttgaaggtctgatgagtctcgatttctgttcagacattcagatggtagagtcagaatttggcgtaaaccgaatgagaacatggatccatcatgccttgttaccactgtgcaggctgctggtggtgtaatggtgtgggggatgttttcttggcacactttaggccccttagagccatttgggcatcgtttaaatgccacggactacctgagcattgtttctgaccatgtccatccctttatgaccaccatgtacccatcctctgatggctacttccagcaggaaaatgcaccatgtcacaaagctcgaatcatttcaaattggtttcttgaacatgacaatgagttcactgtactgaaatggcccccacagtcaccagatctcaacccaatagagcatctttgggatgtggtggaacaggagcttcgtgccctggatgtgcatcccacaaatctccaactgaaagatgctatcctatcaataagggccaacatttctaaagaactgccacgtagaattaaggcagttctgaaggtgaaagggggtcaaacacagtattagtatggtgttcctaataatcctttaggtgagtgtatgtaccatttgtaaagaaaacatgagtgagcaggcaaaacatgtcttttatttcttatgggattcacattaaactgtaagtcataaaagaatggcacaatcaacaAAGACAACAATGAATTGACCCCTGTTCCAAAgtcttagttcttaatactgtgtattgccccctttggcatcaatgacagcatgcagtcttttgtaatagttgtttatgaggccccaaattcttgcaggtggtatagctgcccaatCGTCTTGGCAAAacgcctccaggtcatgcaaagtctttggtattcttgcatgaaccgcaagtttgagatctccccagagtggctcgatgatattaaggtcaggagacagtaatggccactccagaaccttcacctttttctgctataaccactggagggtccaAGAGCgttccatgcgcagcttttgtgcagaagacaGTATTTTCtcataacatgctgcattcatcttgccatacattttcacaagattccatgtgcctttagagctcaccccccccccaaaacatcaatgagccaccaccatgcttcacagtgtggATGGTATTGTTCACTCTAGGCCTTGTCCACCCATCTCCAAACATaccgcttatggttgtgaccataaagctctattttggtctcgtcactccaaattacagtgtgccagaagctgtgaggcgtgtcaagttgTTATCAAGCATACTGTAACGggtcttttttgtggcattggcgcagtaaaggcttctttctggtaactcgaccatgcagctaattttttttttcaagtatcatcgtattgtgctccttgaaacaaccacaccgtctttttccagagcagcctgtatttctcctcaagatacctgtgggtttttctttgtattctgaacaaatcttctggcagttttgcctgaaaactttcttggtctacctgaccttggcttggtatgaaGAGTTCCCCGAATcctccacttcttaataagtgattgaacagtactgactggcatttccaaggttttggatatctttttatatccttttccatctttataaagttccattaccttgttacgcaggtctttagacagttcttttctgctccccatggctcagtatctagcctgctcagtgcatccatgtgagaattaacaaactcattgactatttgtacac
The sequence above is a segment of the Esox lucius isolate fEsoLuc1 chromosome 1, fEsoLuc1.pri, whole genome shotgun sequence genome. Coding sequences within it:
- the LOC105012201 gene encoding aldehyde dehydrogenase family 3 member A2-like, with protein sequence MSKEHQVVERARRAFQTGKSKPLEFRLNQLKSLHRFINERRKDIADAVKKDLNKSGNSTELFETLSLEGEINVAVERLTEWAAPRPVEKSLVTIADEVYIRPEPLGVVLIIGAWNYPWVVTLQPLVGAIAAGNAAVVKPSEVSSHSAKLMEELLPLYLHEELYPVVCGGVSETQELLRQRFDHVFYTGNSTVGRLVMEAAARHLTPVTLELGGKSPCYIDKNVDLTVACRRITWGKFVNCGQTCIAPDYILCEPSIQNRLVEEIRKCITEFYTDDPKNFEDYGRIINQRHFQRLMSLLEGSTVAIGGDSDESQCYIAPTVLKDVTGDSKVMQEEIFGPILPIITISGVDEAIQFINDREKPLALYVFSQDNKLIRRVVAETSSGALVANDCLVHFTINALPFGGVGKSGMGQYHGQHSFDQLSHLRACLIKKLNMEAANAMRYPPHTDKKLGWARIFLLKQVNLGRLRRMAMLAMFTALGAFIVQRFLRRG